The proteins below come from a single Papaver somniferum cultivar HN1 chromosome 11, ASM357369v1, whole genome shotgun sequence genomic window:
- the LOC113322687 gene encoding transcription factor LHW-like, which produces MVTQLKEVLKNLCSNNGWSYGVFWRVNPRNSMLLTLEDAYYDEKVRMLIEKMSQQAHIMGEGIIGEVAVTGKDRWMFSDTYCGKWNSVDSQIVFKDNSEFYRQFSSGLETIAVISVAPLGVIQFGSTQRIPERLEFANQIKSLFQHLGRIDELLLSGNAPLVLNSEMYDPSGFLPSAIHFENYYSSCGASNDLMRRTQTAKTLSLPLPFTSGLYNAAGMRSSANQSSFNNHKHQFQPAQVILSTPKLELPQPSLTHNFATKNHPRMSALTSFEQQLLSGMGMQGSQHIVPSNPEPLVSCGNKFQNLQEDSILTALHNLQGSSAPSSTVNNARSVEASRTTGYGTANAAFPTHARPTMPQWSSQQLEQGNERLPAVTNDNLAQAVGVAAAPSGLVEAEIFDSIPVNFSASSMQNSVSTLDSRNTCDEKEKSLNVPMQLPIDSSLFDNMEFDFSCGIEKECWDDILMPANNASNPILSSGISGCISNLEVASQADYFAEFSVENLFNEIVGNPFLDTKPKTEDQLSESIVTRTGGASEYMNQVQSSSISCLGESMDTFASKLGSEKTEKLDMNPTCKENLVKSQLGAWVEDSYSINSGSAVTTNSKEPGQQGKVTRKRARPGESTRPRPKDRQLIQDRVKELREIVPNGAKCSIDSLLDRTIKHMLFLQGVTKYSDTLKQAEEPKIISEDNGVVLKENLNVGGGATWAYEVGGKSMFCPILVEDLSSKGQMLVEMLCEERGFFLEIADKIRGFGLTILKGVMESRNDKIWARFIVEVQAHRDVTRMDVFLSLANLLQQTKTDEINLSKQQQPTKVLDSIIPHLKEYQQNLQCYTQSV; this is translated from the exons GTTGTTGACATTGGAAGATGCTTACTATGACGAAAAGGTCCGGATGTTGATTGAGAAAATGTCTCAACAAGCTCACATCATGGGAGAAGG AATAATTGGAGAAGTTGCGGTTACGGGTAAAGACCGATGGATGTTTTCTGATACTTACTGCGGGAAGTGGAACTCAGTAGACAGTCAAATTGTTTTTAAG GATAATTCCGAGTTTTACCGACAATTTTCCTCCGGACTTGAG ACAATTGCAGTAATTTCTGTAGCTCCACTAGGCGTAATTCAGTTCGGATCTACCCAAAGG ATACCAGAAAGGTTGGAATTTGCGAATCAGATCAAAAGTTTGTTTCAACATCTTGGGAGAATTGATGAGCTTCTTCTCTCAGGCAACGCGCCTTTGGTTTTGAACAGTGAAATGTATGATCCGAGCGGGTTTCTTCCATCTGCgattcattttgaaaactattACTCCAGTTGTGGTGCCAGCAATGACCTTATGCGAAGGACTCAAACAGCCAAAACTCTTTCGTTGCCTTTACCGTTCACCTCAGGATTGTATAATGCTGCTGGAATGCGATCCTCGGCTAATCAGTCCTCATTTAACAACCATAAACACCAATTTCAACCAGCTCAAGTGATATTATCAACACCTAAACTTGAGTTACCACAACCTAGTTTGACCCATAATTTTGCCACCAAAAACCACCCAAGGATGAGTGCACTGACTTCGTTTGAGCAGCAATTGCTTTCTGGGATGGGGATGCAGGGTTCCCAGCACATTGTTCCCTCAAATCCAGAACCTCTTGTTTCTTGTGGAAACAAATTTCAGAATTTGCAAGAGGATTCAATTCTTACTGCATTGCATAATTTGCAAGGTTCCAGTGCGCCAAGTAGTACTGTCAATAATGCACGGTCAGTAGAAGCTAGTAGGACTACTGGATATGGCACAGCAAATGCAGCATTTCCAACTCACGCTCGACCAACCATGCCCCAGTGGAGTTCTCAACAGCTAGAGCAGGGTAATGAAAGATTGCCTGCAGTAACTAACGACAACCTTGCACAAGCAGTTGGAGTTGCAGCTGCACCATCTGGATTGGTTGAAGCTGAGATTTTTGACAGTATCCCAGTCAATTTCTCAGCTTCATCCATGCAAAATTCAGTTAGTACGTTAGATTCTCGCAACACATGTGATGAGAAGGAGAAATCTTTGAATGTTCCCATGCAACTTCCTATTGATAGCAGCCTATTTGATAACATGGAGTTTGATTTTAGTTGTGGCATAGAGAAGGAATGTTGGGATGATATTTTGATGCCAGCAAATAATGCTAGTAATCCGATTTTGAGTAGCGGTATCTCTGGATGCATCTCAAATTTAGAAGTTGCCAGCCAGGCAGATTATTTTGCAGAATTTTCAGTTGAAAACCTTTTCAATGAAATTGTTGGTAATCCGTTCTTGGATACTAAACCAAAGACAGAGGATCAGTTGTCAGAAAGTatagtaacaagaacaggaggtGCATCAGAGTACATGAATCAAGTTCAGTCGTCCAGTATTTCTTGCTTGGGAGAAAGCATGGACACTTTTGCTTCTAAATTAGGCTCCGAGAAAACGGAGAAGTTAGACATGAACCCAACATGTAAGGAGAATCTTGTGAAGTCCCAGTTAGGAGCATGGGTGGAAGACAGTTACAGCATCAATTCTGGGAGTGCCGTTACCACAAACTCCAAGGAACCCGGACAGCAAGGAAAAGTAACCAGGAAAAGAGCCAGGCCTGGAGAAAGCACTAGACCAAGGCCGAAAGACCGTCAGCTGATACAAGACCGTGTTAAAGAGCTACGAGAGATTGTGCCAAATGGAGCTAAG TGTAGCATCGACTCGTTGTTGGACCGCACTATCAAACACATGCTCTTCTTGCAAGGTGTGACTAAGTACTCTGACACACTCAAACAAGCCGAGGAGCCAAAG ATTATCAGTGAAGACAATGGCGTAGTTCTAAAAGAAAACttaaatgttggtggtggtgctacTTGGGCATATGAAGTGGGCGGAAAATCCATGTTTTGCCCTATTCTGGTTGAAGATCTCAGCTCCAAAGGTCAGATGCTAGTAGAG ATGCTTTGCGAAGAACGGGGTTTCTTTCTTGAGATAGCAGACAAAATAAGGGGTTTTGGACTAACCATCTTAAAGGGAGTGAtggaatctcgcaatgataagaTCTGGGCAAGGTTTATTGTCGAGGTACAGGCACACCGGGATGTAACAAGAATGGATGTATTTTTATCTCTAGCAAACCTTTTACAGCAAACAAAAACAGATGAGATCAATTTAAGTAAGCAGCAGCAGCCAACTAAGGTTCTTGACAGCATTATCCCACATTTGAAAGAATACCAGCAAAATCTCCAGTGCTACACCCAATCAGTTTGA